From Sediminispirochaeta bajacaliforniensis DSM 16054, a single genomic window includes:
- a CDS encoding tyrosine-type recombinase/integrase: MATDFYHLFKRKYQNKAGREYFYWWYWWYDPDTGRQLQKPAGRAESVRKHAQEYINNLPIPSGKADTVRAVAEGMFEAGSPYLLRREAKGSGMKEGTLRAYSGFVRNHIVKDWGNTPLNQIEGADIEDWLMEKPFSNSTRNSIIDCWNLIFREAKRSNQIRRIPTIERFARNSRRYDTFRDDELFALFPEKREDLIALYSDPENDYYEEIEYYGLMFAVMLLTTVSGGLRSGEIRALCMDQVFINQSGIVVSKALDSNNNVTLPKKGKDDNPKWRAVLLPERAVQALSWWLEVAPPSGILFKYVDKPVGRNLLLDRLKLGMERVGIKQEGRKLKVHSLRYTYNTRMETLLSEERLLQFMGHESRQMTLHYSRPYWQERLVAYGGDKEKVEQFWKW, from the coding sequence ATGGCAACTGATTTCTACCATCTTTTCAAGCGAAAATATCAAAACAAAGCAGGCAGAGAGTACTTCTACTGGTGGTATTGGTGGTACGATCCCGATACCGGCCGACAGCTTCAGAAGCCCGCAGGACGGGCCGAATCCGTCAGGAAACATGCTCAGGAATATATCAACAATCTCCCTATCCCAAGCGGCAAAGCCGACACCGTTCGTGCTGTTGCAGAGGGGATGTTTGAGGCGGGCTCCCCTTACCTTCTCCGACGTGAAGCCAAGGGCTCGGGGATGAAAGAAGGCACCCTCAGAGCTTACTCAGGCTTCGTCAGGAACCACATTGTCAAAGACTGGGGAAATACACCACTTAACCAGATAGAAGGCGCTGACATCGAAGATTGGCTCATGGAGAAGCCTTTTTCAAACTCCACACGGAACAGCATCATTGATTGTTGGAACCTCATTTTCCGGGAGGCAAAACGGTCTAATCAGATCCGACGGATCCCCACGATAGAGAGGTTTGCACGGAATTCAAGGCGATATGACACCTTCCGGGATGATGAGCTGTTCGCTCTATTCCCGGAGAAGCGCGAAGACCTTATTGCCTTGTACAGTGATCCTGAAAACGACTACTACGAAGAGATTGAGTACTACGGGCTCATGTTCGCTGTGATGCTGCTTACGACGGTTTCCGGGGGCTTACGCTCCGGGGAGATACGTGCGCTTTGTATGGATCAGGTATTCATCAATCAATCTGGTATCGTGGTCAGCAAGGCTCTGGACAGCAACAATAATGTAACGCTTCCGAAGAAAGGGAAAGACGATAATCCGAAGTGGCGGGCTGTGCTGCTGCCGGAAAGAGCGGTCCAGGCCCTCTCATGGTGGCTTGAGGTTGCCCCACCCTCCGGGATTCTGTTCAAGTACGTTGATAAGCCGGTTGGCCGCAATCTGCTTCTTGATCGGCTCAAGCTCGGGATGGAGCGCGTAGGGATCAAGCAGGAGGGGCGGAAGCTGAAGGTGCACTCTCTCAGGTACACCTACAACACGAGAATGGAGACTTTGCTTTCAGAGGAACGGCTATTGCAGTTCATGGGGCATGAGTCGAGGCAGATGACACTCCACTACTCCCGGCCGTATTGGCAGGAGCGGCTTGTTGCGTATGGAGGCGACAAGGAGAAGGTTGAGCAGTTCTGGAAGTGGTGA